DNA from Pseudomonas putida:
TCGACGAAATCGCCGCGAAGGAATCGCAGTTCGGTAAACGCATTGCCCACGGCTACTTCGTGCTGTCGGCGGCGGCCGGGTTGTTCGTGTCGCCCGGTGCCGGGCCGGTGCTGGCCAACTATGGGCTGGATACCTTGCGCTTCATCAACCCGGTGGGCATTGGCGATACCATCCAGGCGCGCCTGACCTGCAAGCGCAAGATCGACCAAGGCAAGACCAGCCCGCTGGGGCAGCCGCAGGGTGTGGTGGCGTGGGATGTCGAGGTGACCAACCAGCTGGGTGAGCTGGTGGCCAGCTATGACATCCTGACATTGGTGCTGAAAAAGCCACAATGACCCGTTGAAGCTATTGGCCTCTTCGCGAGTCAGCCGCGCAGAGGCCAATTACCCTGTCGCCGCCGGGTCTCCCGCCGATTGGTTTGGCTTGCTTCCCGAAACCCGCCAGCTCACGGCGGTAATCCCATAGCGTTCGGCCATGGGCCGGCTGACCTTTTTGATCTTTTCGCGACCAAACTTGGGAATGATGCCGATGCCCGCATCGCAACTTGCCCAATGCCAGGCTTCGGCATTGTCCAGCCGCTCCAGACGAATGATGAAACTGCGCGGCTGGCCATGCAGTTGGTAATCGATGATGTACAGCTGTGGGCCTGGCATCGCTGGGGCCTCCTCTTCTCCATGGATGACACCCTGATTGATCAGGCCATGGCCAGAAAATTCAAAATTTCGGCGAACAATTGGCATCATCTGCGAGCGCTGTCACTCATTGGCTACGGCTCCCGCCGTGGCTGTTCTGCCCACCCTTGCGGCCTGCTTCCGAAGCCCGTTGGCGATCGTTGGCGAAGTTACCGCCAGAGGCCTTGCCGCCCTTTTGGCCAGCGCGCGAAGCCCGTTCCCGGTCATTGGCGAAGTTGCCTGGGTTGGTTTCCTTGGTGCCGCCGCGCTGGCGGGTTCGCTCTTGGTCTTGCGCCATGTCGTTTCTCCTTGCGATGGGTCGCTGGTCGCATGAATCTTTGCCATGCCTAGCTTCCGAGCCTCTGAATGATGAGTCTGCTCAATGGTTTTGCCGGCAGCTGACCAATGGCACGAAACTCAGGCATGCACACTCCACTGAACGGCCTCCACCCCGATCGGCATTTCGTCAATGGCATCAATCAGCCCGTTCTCCATCGCCTCGCGTGGCCCTAGAATCCGCGGATAGGCCATCAGGTAGCGTGGCACATCCAGCACCTCGGCTGCCCCCTCGGTCCGCTCGGTGACGATCTGCGCATAGAGCCGCAGATCGTAATCCAGGCTCATCGCAT
Protein-coding regions in this window:
- a CDS encoding general stress protein, with amino-acid sequence MAQDQERTRQRGGTKETNPGNFANDRERASRAGQKGGKASGGNFANDRQRASEAGRKGGQNSHGGSRSQ
- a CDS encoding DUF6555 family protein is translated as MPGPQLYIIDYQLHGQPRSFIIRLERLDNAEAWHWASCDAGIGIIPKFGREKIKKVSRPMAERYGITAVSWRVSGSKPNQSAGDPAATG